The following coding sequences lie in one Polluticoccus soli genomic window:
- a CDS encoding NAD-dependent epimerase/dehydratase family protein, whose protein sequence is MPSVCIVTGSSGLIGSESVEFFSKKFDKVVGIDNNMRMRFFGADASTEWNTTRLLSKVDNFEHHAADIRDIEAIDKIFEQYGTDIKMIVHTAAQPSHDWAANEPLTDFTVNANGTINLLETTRKHCKDATFIFTSTNKVYGDTPNYLPLVELDKRWEIAEDHPYFKHGIDEQMSIDHTKHSLFGASKVAADVVAQEYGRYFGMNVGIFRGGCLTGPNHSGTQLHGFLSYLMKCAITGDKYTVFGYKGKQVRDNIHAWDLVNMFWHFHQAPRHGEVYNAGGGRFSNCSMAEAIEICERITGKPMNYQYSETNRIGDHIWWISDTSKFESHFPGWKHHYNIEDILTQIYAAFSQRVHAEHA, encoded by the coding sequence ATGCCCAGTGTTTGTATAGTAACAGGTTCATCAGGCCTAATAGGCAGCGAATCTGTCGAATTTTTCTCCAAGAAGTTCGATAAAGTGGTCGGTATCGACAACAACATGCGCATGCGCTTTTTTGGTGCGGACGCGTCAACCGAATGGAATACTACAAGGTTGCTTTCGAAAGTGGACAATTTCGAACACCACGCCGCAGACATCCGCGACATCGAAGCAATCGATAAAATATTTGAACAGTACGGCACCGATATAAAAATGATCGTACACACGGCTGCGCAACCTAGCCACGACTGGGCTGCAAACGAGCCGCTCACCGACTTTACAGTAAACGCCAACGGCACTATCAACCTGCTGGAGACAACACGCAAGCATTGTAAAGACGCTACATTCATCTTTACCTCTACTAACAAAGTATACGGCGATACGCCTAACTACTTGCCACTTGTAGAACTGGACAAGCGTTGGGAGATAGCTGAAGACCATCCATATTTCAAACACGGCATCGATGAACAAATGAGCATCGATCATACCAAACACTCACTGTTCGGTGCATCAAAAGTAGCTGCTGATGTCGTGGCTCAGGAATATGGCAGGTATTTCGGCATGAACGTCGGCATCTTCCGTGGTGGTTGCCTCACAGGGCCTAACCACAGCGGTACACAGCTACACGGCTTCCTTTCATACCTGATGAAGTGTGCTATAACTGGCGACAAGTACACCGTATTCGGTTACAAAGGCAAACAAGTGCGCGACAACATACATGCATGGGACCTCGTGAACATGTTCTGGCATTTCCACCAGGCACCACGCCATGGTGAAGTATATAACGCAGGCGGCGGCAGGTTCTCTAACTGTTCTATGGCTGAAGCCATCGAGATATGTGAGCGCATCACCGGCAAGCCTATGAATTACCAATACTCCGAAACAAACAGGATAGGCGACCATATCTGGTGGATCAGCGATACCTCAAAATTCGAATCGCATTTCCCGGGCTGGAAGCATCATTATAACATAGAAGACATACTCACACAGATATACGCTGCATTCTCTCAAAGAGTTCATGCAGAGCACGCATAA
- a CDS encoding cystathionine gamma-synthase gives MDNKKYKLGTKLIHAGVEPDPTTGAIMTPIYQTSTYVQAAPGDHKGYEYARTQNPTRTVLQNALAAIENGKYGLCFGSGMAATDAVAKLLMPGDEVIVANDLYGGTYRIFTKVFACYGIKFHFIDMSNAENIRQHVNDKTKMIWAETPTNPLLNIIDIEACAKIAKEKNLLLVVDNTFASPYLQNPLDWGADIVLHSATKYLGGHSDVVHGALIMNDQSLEERLRFIQNSCGAVPGPHDCWLVLRGIKTLHVRMDRHCQNGEAIANYLRSHEKVGKVYWCGFEDHPNHAIAKKQMRGFGGMISFVLKDDNIEAANAVLKKTKLFSLAESLGGVESLIGHPATMTHGSIPREQRIANGLADSLIRLSVGIEDIDDLIEDLKQAIG, from the coding sequence ATGGATAATAAGAAATACAAATTAGGCACTAAGCTGATTCACGCAGGTGTTGAACCAGACCCTACAACCGGGGCTATCATGACACCGATTTATCAAACCTCCACTTATGTACAGGCCGCACCCGGCGACCATAAGGGATATGAATACGCACGTACGCAAAACCCAACGCGTACAGTATTGCAAAATGCACTGGCTGCTATCGAGAATGGCAAATACGGCCTTTGCTTTGGCAGCGGTATGGCTGCAACTGATGCAGTAGCTAAGCTCCTGATGCCGGGCGACGAGGTAATAGTAGCCAACGACCTGTATGGTGGTACTTACCGCATCTTCACTAAAGTGTTTGCATGCTACGGCATCAAGTTCCACTTTATTGACATGAGCAACGCGGAGAATATTCGCCAGCACGTCAACGACAAAACGAAGATGATATGGGCTGAAACACCTACCAATCCACTGCTGAATATCATCGACATAGAAGCCTGTGCTAAAATAGCAAAGGAGAAAAACCTGCTATTGGTTGTAGACAATACATTTGCATCGCCATACCTGCAGAACCCGCTCGATTGGGGTGCAGATATCGTGTTGCACTCAGCAACAAAATATCTTGGTGGCCACTCGGATGTAGTGCATGGTGCTCTGATCATGAACGATCAAAGCCTGGAAGAACGTCTGCGTTTTATCCAGAATAGCTGCGGTGCCGTACCCGGCCCTCACGATTGCTGGCTGGTGCTTCGTGGTATCAAAACACTGCACGTGCGCATGGATCGTCACTGCCAGAATGGTGAAGCTATTGCTAACTACCTGCGCTCGCACGAGAAAGTGGGTAAAGTATACTGGTGCGGTTTTGAAGATCATCCGAACCACGCAATCGCGAAAAAACAAATGCGCGGCTTCGGCGGTATGATATCTTTCGTGCTGAAAGACGACAACATTGAAGCTGCCAACGCAGTGCTGAAGAAAACAAAACTCTTCTCGCTTGCTGAATCGCTGGGCGGTGTTGAATCACTAATTGGCCACCCGGCTACGATGACGCACGGCTCTATTCCGCGCGAGCAACGCATTGCTAACGGACTTGCTGATTCGCTGATACGCCTGAGCGTTGGTATCGAAGACATCGACGACCTGATAGAAGACCTGAAACAAGCAATTGGATAA
- a CDS encoding GLPGLI family protein: MNKLYHILILVLLSLPAAAQYTTYGKVEYERKINIHRRIEELGEDQRRFYDKIKSQLAKYHLSYFDLYFTTSKAIYKPGRETENVSRWLSTPAPENVVYSDFKKDSVTAQKIIFEEKYLVQDSMREIKWRITDEIRTIANYKCRKAVGKICDSVYVVAFYTDDIMVSGGPEMFSGLPGLILELAVPRLYSTWIATKVDVVQPKEEDFKISQKGKKVNQKELFDQMNKSMEDWKSHGPRNIWWTTL, translated from the coding sequence ATGAATAAGCTATATCACATACTCATACTCGTGTTGTTATCGCTGCCTGCTGCCGCGCAATACACTACCTATGGAAAGGTAGAATACGAACGCAAGATCAACATTCATCGCCGCATAGAAGAGCTGGGCGAGGACCAAAGAAGATTTTACGATAAGATAAAATCACAGCTGGCAAAATACCATCTCTCTTATTTCGACCTTTACTTCACTACTAGTAAAGCCATTTATAAACCCGGTCGTGAAACGGAGAATGTGTCGAGATGGCTGAGCACACCAGCCCCGGAAAATGTTGTGTACTCTGATTTTAAGAAGGACAGTGTAACCGCACAGAAGATAATTTTCGAAGAGAAGTACCTGGTGCAAGACAGTATGCGCGAGATAAAATGGCGGATCACAGACGAGATACGAACCATAGCCAACTACAAATGCAGAAAGGCTGTAGGCAAAATATGCGACTCAGTATACGTAGTGGCTTTCTATACTGATGATATCATGGTGAGCGGTGGCCCAGAGATGTTCTCAGGTTTGCCGGGATTGATATTGGAGCTCGCAGTTCCCCGCCTCTACTCTACATGGATAGCCACTAAAGTAGACGTAGTACAACCGAAAGAGGAGGATTTCAAAATATCGCAAAAGGGGAAGAAGGTGAATCAAAAAGAACTGTTCGACCAGATGAACAAAAGCATGGAGGACTGGAAGAGTCATGGCCCACGCAATATTTGGTGGACAACCTTATAA